The Curtobacterium poinsettiae DNA segment ATCGTCAGCGTCGGGTTGTCCTTCGGCGTGACGATCGCCCGCGTGGCCCGCGGTGAGATCCGGCGGATCGCCCGGAGCGATTACGTGACCGCGGCCCGGGCGTCCGGCGTCGGTGGTGCCGGGGTGCTCTTCCGTCACCTGGTGCCGAACGCGGCGCCGCTGTTCACCGTGCAGCTGTCGCTCGCGATGGCCACGGCGGTGCTCGCCGAGGCCGGGCTGTCCTACCTGGGCTACGGCGCCGGATCGGACACCGCGTCCTGGGGCAGCCTGCTGTCCGACCTGCAGACCTACATCGGGGTCCACCCCTGGAGTGCGACCTGGCCGGGAGCCGCCATCGCCCTCGTCGTCGCGGCACTGTCGTTGCTCGGCGACGCGGTGCGTGACGCCTCGGACCCACGGCTGACGACGAACGACCGCACCGATCCCGCCACGACGACCCCGGGGCTGACCGCATGACCGCCCACGCAGCCGGCACAGCCGGCACAGCCCACGCCACCGCAGCCTCCGGGCTCGAGGTGCGCGGGTTGTCGGTCCGGATCACGGGGCGGACGATCCTGGACGACGTCAGCTTCACCGTGCCTCCCGGCCAGCGCGTCGGCGTGATCGGCGCGAGCGGATCCGGCAAGTCGATGACCTCGCTCGCCCTGATGGGGCTGGAGCCCACCGGCGCCGTCGTGACCGGCAGCGTCCGCCTGGACGGCACCGAACTCGTCGGGCTGCCCGACCGCGAGCGCGCACGACACCGCGGATCGGGCATCGCGATGGTGTTCCAGGAGCCGGGCACCGCCCTCGACCCGCTGCGCCGCGTCGGCGCGCAGATCGCGGAGCCGCTCCGGCTGCACCGCGGGCTCGACCGGCGTGCGGCCCGCGCGGCGGCCGTCGACCTGGCGGCGTCCGTGGGCCTGCCCGACCCGGAGTCACTGCTGCGGCAGTACCCGCACCAGCTGTCCGGCGGGCAGCGGCAGCGGATCTGCATCGCGATGGCGATGGCGGGCGAGCCGTCGTACCTGGTGGCCGACGAGCCGACCACGGCGCTCGACGTCACCACCGAGGCCCGCATCCTCGACCTGTTCGAGCACCTGCCGGCGGGCATGGTGTTCGTCACCCACGACCTCGCCGTGCTCGCGCGCATCGCCGACACCGCCGTGGTGCTCGACGCCGGCCGGGTGGTCGAGCAGGGCCGCGTCGCGGACCTGCTCGCCGCACCGCAGCACCCCGCCACCGCCGCGCTCGTCGACGCCGCACGTGCCACCGCCAGGAGGACCGCCCCGTGACCCTCCCCGTCCTCGAGGCCACCGGTCTCCACCGCACCTACCGGCTCCCCCGCCGCGGCCCGTTCGAGCCCGGTCCGGTCCGCACCGCCGTCGACGGTGTCGACCTGATGGTCGCCCCCGGCGCACGGCTCGGCATCGTCGGCGAATCGGGATCCGGCAAGTCCACGCTGGTCCGGTTGCTCGCCGGCCTGGAGGCCCCTTCCGCAGGCACCGTCGCAGCCTCCGGCCGCCCGGTGGTCGCGTCCCGGTCCGCGCGTGCGTTGCGCTGGTTCCGTCGCGAGACCGGGGTGGTGTTCCAGGACCCGTACGCGTCCCTCGACCCGCGGATGCGAGTCGGCGCGATCGTCGCCGAGCCGCTGCGTGCCCTGCAGGTCCCGGGGTCGCACGCGTCGCTCGTGCGCGAGGTGTTGGAGCGCGTCGACCTGCCCGCCGACACGGTCGACCGGTTCCCGCACGAGTTCTCCGGCGGGCAGCGACAGCGGATCGCGATCGCCCGCGCCGTCGTGCACTCGCCGCGGATCCTGTTCGGCGACGAGCCGATGAGCGCCCTCGACGTGGTCGTCCGCGCCCGGGTGATCGAGCTGTTCCGGTCGCTCGCCGACGACCTCGGGCTGACGCTCGTGCTGGTGTCGCACGACATCGGTGTCGTGCAGCGGCTGTGCGACACGGTCGCGGTGATGTCCGACGGCCGGATCGTCGAGCACGGGCCGGTGTCGCTCCTGGACGCGCCGCAGCACCCGGTGACGCGGGCGTTGGTGGCGGCGGCGCCGACGCTGCCGTAGGCGGGGCGGCGCGGGGCGGCGCAGAGCGGGCGGGGCGGCGCGGAGCGGAGCGGCGCACCGTGCGCGTCCCGTCGCTCCGGCCTGACTACGCCGCACGGTGCGCCCAGCGCCCGCACCCCGCGCACCGGTGCGCGGAGCAGCCACGGGCCTCCCGTCAGGCGGTCCAGGCGGCCGGGTGCCGCCGCTGCCAGCGCAACCGGCGCTCGAGCTGCGCGCCGATCGCGAGCAGGACGCGCTCGCCGCCGGGGCGTCCGATCAACTGCACGCCCATCGGCAGGCCGCCGCCGTCCGGGTGGTCGTCGTCGGTCACGCCGACCGGCAGGGTGATCGCGGGGAGCCCGGACACGTTCGCCATCGACGTCCACGGCGAGTACGCGCACTGGCGGCGGAAGTCCTCGTCCGGGTCGTCGCCGTACCAGCCGAGGGGCCTCGGCGTCATCGCGAGGGTCGGCGTGAGCACCGCATCGAACCGGTCGAACGCGCCGATGAGCGTCGTCGAGAAGGTGTCGAGCGTCGACATCGCGTCGAGGACCTGCGTGCCGGACAACGCCTGTCCGCGGGCCACGAGCCAGGCCACGAGCGGGGTCAGCGACGACAGGTCGATGCCGGGCACCTCCGGCAGTCGGGCGGCCGAGCTCTCCCACGCCACCCGGAACGCGTCCGCGTACGGCACGCGGGGCATCCGGACGTCCTCGACGCCGTGTCCGACCTCGCCGAGCACCCGCACGGCGGTCTCCACGGCGGCCCGGGCCGCGGGGTCGACGACCACGTCGACGGTGTCGTCCCAGGGCGAACCCTCGAGCACCCCGACGACGAACCGGCCCTCGCCGCGGACGGCGGCTGCGGTGAACGGCCCCTCGCCGACGTCGGGGGTGACGAGTGCGTACGGCGACGGCTCCGGCAGCCCGGTCGGCGCGACCAGCGCGTCGAGGAGCATGCCCGCGTCGGCGACGGAGCGGGTGAGCGGCCCGGCCACGGACAGGCCGCCGACTCCGGAGCGGCCGGGCATCGACGGCACGCGTCCGCGGCTCGGCTTCAGGCCGACGAGTCCGGTCGCCGCGGCGGGGATCCGCACGGATCCGCCGCCGTCCGACCCGACCGCGGCGGGCACGAGTCCGGCGGCGACGGCGACGGCCGCACCACTCGACGACCCGCCCGGCGCGCGCGTGGTGTCGTAGGGGTTCCGCGTCAGGCCGAGCCGGGTCTCGGACGACGAGGACATGCCGAACTCCGGTGACGCGGTCTTGCCGAGGCTGACGGTGCCCGCAGCGTCGAGCGCGGCGACGAGCGGGTGGTCGGCCGACGCGGGCCGCTCCGGCAGGCTCGCGGTGCCGTTCCGCGTGGGGACCCCGGCGCGGTCGTACAGGTCCTTGTCGGCGGTCGGGAGGCCCCACAACGGTCTCGACGTCGGCACCAGGTGGCCCAGACGATCGGCTCGGGCCCGGGCAGCGTCCGCGGTGACCGTCACGAAGGCGCCGAGTCCGGCGTCCAGGCGTTCCACGCGGGACAGGTAGTGCTCGGTGACCTCGAGGGCGGTCGCCTCGCCCCGGCGGATCCAGTCCCAGAGTTCCTGTGCGGAGAGGTGGTGGAGTTCGAACACGGCTCCGAGCCTAGGCGGCGGTGGCCCGTATCCTTCGACGGTGGACACCACTCTCCCCTCCGGCACGACGAAGCGCCGGATCGAACTCCGGCTCGTCCGGCCCCTGTTCGCCTGGTTCGCCCGGCCGACCGTCACCGTCGACGGGGTGGGGCACCCGGCCCAGTGGGGCACCGGCACGTGGGCGGTGCCGGACGACGGCGACACGGTGATCGGCGTGTACCTGTTCAACCGAGCGTGGCGGTTCGGGGCGGCCTCGGTGTCGGTCGCCGGCGCGACGGCGCTCGAGTACCGAGGCGGGCTGCTGCCGGTGGGTGCGGGTCGGCTGACCCCGCGGGGCTGAGGGTCGCGCCGGGCCGGGCAGGGTCTGCTCGGGCGGCTAGTCGAACATCTCAGCGAGGAGCGCGTGCGGGTCACCGTCGACCACGTGCGCCGATCGTCGCTCCGGCCAGTGCGTCGTGGCGTCGTCCGGCCAGCACGGCACGACGTGGAGGTGCAGGTGCGGCACGCTCTGACCGGCGTCCGCACCCGATGCCTGCAGCACGACGGTCCCGGTCGCACCGAGCGCCCCCTTCATCGCACGGGCGACACGCTGCGCCAGTGCCGTGGTGGCGGCGAGTGCCGTGGGCCCGGCGGTGAGCAGATCGGCGGTGTGCTCGACCGGTACGACCAGGGTGTGGCCGGGAGCCAGCGCCGAGTCGGGCAGGGGTGCGAAGGCGACGGCGTGGTCCTCGCGTTCGACCCACACGGCGGGTTCGTCACCGACGATCACGGCACAGAAGACGCAGGAGTCCATCGGCCCAGTCTGCTGCACCCGGGGTGCCCGCTCCGCGTGGGACGATGGGCGCATGACCGCCACGCTCGTCGCCAAGGGCCTGTCCGGCGGGTACGCCGCTCGCACACTGTTCGACTCCCTCGACCTGACGGTGGCGCCCGGTGACGTGATCGGGGTCGTCGGTGTGAACGGTGCCGGCAAGTCGACGCTGCTCCGGCTGCTGGCCGGGGTCGACGAGCCGCTGGCCGGCACGGTGTCCCTGGCGCCGACGGACGCGTTCGTGGGGTGGCTCCCCCAGGAGCACGAGCGCATCGCGGGCGAGACCGTCGCGGCGTACCTCGGGCGGCGGACCGGCTGCACCGAGGCGACCGTGACGATGGACGCAGCAGCGGCGGCGCTCGGGGACCCCGATGCCGGCGACGCAGCGGCCGATAGGTACTCGGCGGCGCTCGACCGCTGGCTCGCCGCGGGAGCCGCCGATCTGGAGGACCGGATCCCGGCGGTGCTCGCGGACCTCGGGCTCGAACCCGGCACCGGCGACTCCACGGCGGACGGCGTCGGCCCGGACTCCCTGATGACCGCGCTGTCCGGCGGGCAGGTCGCCCGGGTCGGGCTCGCCGCGCTGCTGCTGTCGCGGTTCGACATCGTCCTGCTCGACGAACCCACCAACGACCTCGACCTGGACGGCCTCGACCGGCTCGAGGCGTTCGTGCGCGGGCTGCGCGGCGGGGTGGTGCTCGTCAGCCACGACCGTGAGTTCCTGGCGCGCTCGGTGACCTCGGTGCTCGAGCTCGACCTGGCGCAGTCGTCGAACCGGCTGTTCGGCGGCGGGTACGACTCGTTCCTCGAGGAGCGCGAGATCGCCCGGCAGCACAAGCGGGACGCGTACGACGAGTTCGCGTCGACGAAGGCCGACCTGGTCGCACGGGCACGGACGCAGCGCGAGTGGTCGAGCCAGGGTGTCCGGAACGCCATGAAGAAGAGCCCGGACAACGACAAGATCCGCCGCCGTGCCGCCTCGGAGTCGAGCGAGAAGCAGGCGCAGAAGGTCCGGCAGATGGAGTCCCGCATCGCCCGGCTCGACGAGGTCGAGGAACCGCGCAAGGAGTGGCAGCTCGAGTTCACGATCGGCAGCGCACCGCGGTCGTCGGCCGTCGTCGCGACGCTGTCGGACGCCACGTTCACCCAGGGCGACTTCACCCTCGGCCCGGTCTCGCTGCAGGTCGACGGCGGTGACCGGATCGGCATCACCGGCCCGAACGGCGCCGGCAAGTCCACCCTGCTGCGGGCGCTGCTCGGCAAGCAGGCGCCGACGACGGGCACGGCCTCGCTCGGCTCCAGCGTCGCGGTCGGCGAGGTCGACCAGGCGCGCGCCGCGTTCACCGGCGACCAGCCCCTGGCGGCGGCGTTCGAGGCGATCGTCCCCGAGTACACGACCGCCGACGTCCGGACGCTGCTCGCGAAGTTCGGGCTGAAGGCGGACCACGTCGGCCGACCGGCCTCGGCGCTCTCCCCCGGCGAGCGCACCCGGGCAGGCCTCGCGCTGCTGCAGGCCCGCGGGGTGAACGTGCTCGTGCTCGACGAGCCGACCAACCACCTCGACCTGACCGCGATCGAGCAGCTCGAGCAGGCGCTGGAGTCCTACGACGGGACCCTGCTGCTCGTCACACACGACCGGCGCATGCTGGAGACCGTCCGACTCGACCGGCAGTGGCGGGTCGAGGGCGGCACCGTCACCGAACGCTGACGGGTCGACCGGACGCTGACGCATCGACCGAGGGGGACGCACCATGCGACGCAACACCTGGATCGCGACGACCGCCGGGGTGGTGGTGCTCGCCGTCGCCGCCGTCGTGGTGGGGGTGACCGTCGGGTCGCCGGCATCGGAGCCGACCCGCACGGCCCGGGCCACGACGACACCGACCCCGACCCCGAGCGCCACGCCGAAACCGAAGCCGACGCTCGCGGCCGTCCCCTCCGCTCCGTCCGACGCGACCCTGGCCGCGCTGCCGTTGGCGTTCCACGACGCCGTCGTACCGCAGTTGCTCGACGGCGGGGACGTCGACCCCGAGGACACCTGGCAGATCGCGACCCCGCGTACGCCGCTCGTCGCCCTGTACGCGAGCCCGTCGAGCCGCGCTCGGCCGGTGGCGACCCTGTCCCACCTGGTGTCGACGATCAACCGGCCCGCGGCGACCGCAGTGTGGGGTCGTTCCCCCGGCCGGGACGGCGGGATGCTCCTGGTGTCGACGCCGTCCCGCAACCGCACCCCCGGTGACGGCGGCGACCCGGACGCCCCGAGCGCGACGTTCGCCTGGGCCCGGGCCGCCGACTTCACCCTGACGCGCACCGACCGGATGATCACGGTCGACGTCGCCGCCAGCACGGTGTCCGTCGTCACCCGCACGGGCACGGTCACCGCCACCGAGACCGCGCGGCTCGGCACCCCGGAGGATCCGACACCGACCGACACCGCCACCTACGTCGAGGCGGCGTACGTCGACACCCGCGTCGCGTACACGCAGGGCAACCCGATCATCCTGACCGGGGCGCACTCGTCCCGGATCCCGTCGTACGGCGGCAACGCCGCGCTGACCGCGCTGCACTACTACCCGGACCCGACCGGCAGCTCGCACGGCTGCGTCCGGATCTCGGCGGAGATGACCCGCACCCTGGCGGCGCTGCCCGTCGGCACCCCGATCCGGTTCAGCTGAGGACCGGCGCCGGCCGATCAGTCGCTCGGAGTCCGCACCAACCCGAGTCGCTCCACGACCTCGGCGCTCTCCTCTTCCGGCGTGCGGTCGGCGGCGATGGTCAGGTGGGCCTCGTCAGGCTGCGGCGGCTCGAGCGTGGCGAGCTGCGACCGCAGCAGCGACGTCGGCATGAAGTGCCCGGAACGCTGTGACATCCGCTCCTCGATGAGGGCACCGTCACCGGCCACGTGCACGAACACCACCCCGGGCGCCCGCAGCACGTCGCGGTACGAACGCTTCAGCGCCGAGCAGGTCACGACGCCGTTCGTCCCGGCGTCCAGGTGCCCGCGGATCCACCCGGCGACGACGTCGAGCCACGGCCAGCGGTCCTCGTCGGTGAGCGGGGTGCCGGCGCGCATCTTGTCGACGTTCACCTGTGGGTGCATCGCGTCGCCCTCGGCGAACTCCCACCCGACCTGCTCCGCCACCATGGCGGCGACGGTCGACTTGCCGGACCCGGAGACCCCCATCACGACCAGGACGCGGGCATCCAGCCCGGTATCGGCCGCCCGGGCAGCACCGGCCCCGCCGGCACCTCCTGCGCCGCTCATCGGATGAACACCCCGGCCAGCAGGACCCCGAGCAGCCCGAACACCGAGATGAGGCACTCGAGCACCGTCCACGTCTTGAACGTCTGCCCCACCGTGGTGCCGAGGTACCCCTTCACCAGCCAGAAGCCGGCGTCGTTGACGTGCGACAGGAACACGGAGCCGGCACCGATCGCGAGCACGAGCAACGACGTCATCGGGGTCGACAGGTCGGCGGCGATCGGCGCCATGATGCCGGCGGCGGTCACGGTGGCGACCGTGGCCGACCCGGTCGCCACGCGCACCAGGGCCGAGACGACCCAGGCGACGAGCAGTACCGAGACACCGGAGTCCTTGACGGCGTCGGCGATCACGCCGCCGATCCCGGTGTCGATGAGCACCTGCTTGAAGCCGCCGCCGGCGCCGACGATGAGCAGCACCCCGGCGATCGGGGGCAGCGCGCTCTCGAGCGACTTCGACACCGCCGAGCGGTCCATCCCGCCACCGATCGCGAAGAAGACCATCGCGTAGACGGCCGCGATGCCGATGGCGATCATCGGCGAACCGAGGAAGTCGAGCAGGCTCACCCACGAGCCGGCGGCGTCGGGGGCGGTGGCCTCACGGATCGCCTGGGCGAGCATGAGCACGACCGGCAGCAGGATGCCGATCAGGGCGACGGTGAACGACGGGCTGCGCGGCTCGCTGATGACGCGCGTGAAGTCGCTCTTGCCGTTGGGCAGGGACGCGGTGTCCTGCGTTGCGGGGCGACGGCGTGCCTGGCGTCCCGAGTGTGCCGGGTCGTCGGCGAAGGCGGCGGACCCGGAACCCGACCCCGAACCCGGCCCGGCGGTGGCGACCGCCCCACGCGACCCGAACATGTCGGGCACGGGGATGTCGACCCAGCGGGCCGCGAACCGGGCGAAGAGCGGTCCGGCCAGGATGATCACCGGGATCGCCAGCACGATGCCGAAGGCGAGCGTGGTGCCGAGGTTCGCGCCGACGGTGGAGATCGCGACGAGCGGGCCGGGGTGCGGCGGGACGAACGCGTGCATCGTCGACAGGCCGACCAGGGCGGGGACGGCGATCTTCATGATCGGCACCTCGCTGCGCTTGGCGACCAGCACGATGATGGGGATGAGCAGGACGAGCCCGACCTCGAAGAACATGGGCAGCCCGATGAGCGCCCCGATCAGGGCCATCGTCCACGGCAGCGCCGCCTTCGACGACTTCCGCACCAGCGTGTCCACCACGCGGTCCGCTGCGCCCGAGTCGACGAGCATCTTGCCGAACATCGCCCCGAGCCCGACCAGGATGCCGACGCTCGTCATGGTCGCGCCGAAGCCGTTGCCGAAGCTGGTGACCGCCTTGTCGGGAGCGAGCCCCGCGCCGATGCCGACGCCGAGCGCGCCGATCGTGAGCGCGATGAACGGGTGCACCTTGAGCCAGGTGATGAGCGCGATGATCACCACGATGCCGACGAGCGCCGCGATGATCAGCTGCGGGATCGAACCGGACGGGTCGACCGTCTCGGTGGTGCCACCCGCGGCGAGCAGGTGGTCCGGGAGAGCGTGAGGCATCAGCGCCCCTTCCTGGAGTCGCTGCTGCGCGGCTCCGTCGCCTTCGTGTCGAGGGTGGACTGGCGCGACGAACGCCGACCCTCAATAATCTGATTAATCAGACTATACGACGTCGTCCCGCGCGCCAACCGCCCGTCCCCGGAGTCTGCCGCTTCGATGGGACCGGCGTCACGGCGACCGCGTGACCCGTAGTGCACGGAGGAAACGATGCCCACCGCACGCGGACTGCACGCCCACGTGCTCGACACCCTGGGCCAGCGGATCGTCGACGGCGACCTGGCCACGGGTTCCGTCGTGCGACCCGAACTGGTCGCCGACGAGTTCGGGGTGTCCCGTTCGGTCGTCCGCGAGGCCCTGCGCGTCCTGCAGTCCCTCGGCCTGGTCGAGCCCCGGCAGCGCGTCGGCACGCTCGTCCGCGACATCACCGCGTGGGAGCTGCTCGCCCCCACGGTGATCCGGTGGCGCGGTACCTCACCGGCGTACTTCGTGCAGCAGCGGGAGCTCGTCGAGCTCCGGCTCGGCGTCGAACCGGTCGCGGCGTCCCTGACCGCCGGCTCCGCGGGCGCGGACGCCGTGCTCGCCGCCGCCGAGGACATGCTCGACGCCTGCGGACGTGAGGACAGCCGCGCCTACCTGGAGGCCGACGTCCGCTTCCACCGTGCACTGCTCACCGGGTCCGGGAACGCCGTGTTCGCGCACTTCGCCGGCACGGTCGAAGCCCTGCTCCGCACCCGCACCTCGGAGTCGCGCGACCCCATCACGCGCTGGACGCGCGAGGCGGCGCTCCGGCACCAGGCGGTCGGGCGCGCAGCGGTCGACGGTGACGCGGTCGCCGCAGCGGCGGCCGCAACCGCGCTGCTCCGCGTGACGCGCGACGAGTTCATCACCGAGGCGCCGGCGGACTGACGCGACCGGGCGACGGCCTGGAGGCGCGTGCCGGGGCCGCCACGGGCCTCCCGTCCGCCCCGCGGCCGCGGCTCGAGCATGACGGACGTCCGTCAGGTCCGTCGCGTCGGTACCGGCGCCGCTGCAGGCTCGGTCAGCGTCGACGCGCGAACAGCCGCGGGCCGCGCAGGCGGAGCCGCATCGTGACCGTGCCGAGCCAGCGGTCGTACTTGTAGCCGACCTTGCCCATCCGGCCGACCTCCTCGAAGCCGAGCCGCTCGTGCAGCCGGATCGACGCCTCGGCCTGCCGGTCCGCGATGACGGCGACGACCTCGCGCACGCCGGCCGAACGGCACTCGTCGAGCAGCGCCTCCATCAGCGCGCGACCGAGCCCCTTGCCACCAGACGCGGCACCGAGGTAGATCGAGTCCTCGACGACGTGGTTCGAACGGTCCCGCGGGTTCCACGCGTCGACCAGGGCGTACCCGAGGATCTGCCCGGCGGGGTTCTCCGCCACCAGGAAGGGCAGGCGGCGCTTCCGGATGTCGTCGTAGCGCTTCTTCCACGCGGCGTACGTGAACGCCGCCGGGTCGAAGGTCACCGACGAGTTGCGGACGTAGTGCGTGTGGATCTCGCGCACGTGGGGCAGGTCCCCCACCTCGGCCGCACGGATGCGGTACTCGAAGGCCGTCTCGGTCGCCGCCGGGGCACGCAGGTGTCGCGGCAGGACCCGCCGTCGCTGGTATTCCTCCTCGAGCACGTGCCGAGCCTACTGAGCGGGCAGCGTCCAGTCGACGGGCGGTGCGCCCTGCGACTCGAGCAGCGCGTTCACCTGCGAGAACGGGCGACTGCCGAAGAACCCGCGCGACGCGCTCAGCGGGCTCGGGTGGGCCGACGCGACGACGGGGGTGTCGCCGAGGAGCGGCCGCACCGACCCGGCCTGGGCACCCCAGAGCACGGCGACGAGCGGGGTGCCACGGGCGACGAGCGCGCGGACGGCCTGGTCGGTCACCGCCTCCCAGCCCTTGCCACGGTGGCTGCCGGCCTCGCCCGCCTGCACGGTGAGCACCCGGTTGAGCAGCAGGACGCCCTGGTCGGACCACGCCCGCAGGTCGCCGTGCGGGGGCGGCGTCACCCCGAGGTCGTCGGCGAGCTCGCGGTAGATGTTCGCCAGGCTCCGCGGCACCGGACGGACGGCCGGGTCGACCGCGAAGGACAGACCGATCGGGTGGCCGGGCGTCGGGTACGGGTCCTGCCCGACGACCAGCACCTTGACGGCATCGAACGGGGTCGTGAACGCGCGCAGGACGTCACCGCCGGCGGGCAGGTAGTGCCGGCCCGCGGCGGTCTCGTCGCGCAGCCACGCACCGATCCGGTGCACGTCGGGCTCGACCGTTGCGAGGGCATCGGCCCAACCGGGGTCGACCAGGTCGGCGAGCGGCCGTGGTTCCACGGCGGCTACGCGCCCATGGTGGCGACGGCCACCGACTCCTCG contains these protein-coding regions:
- a CDS encoding ABC transporter permease — protein: MIRRLVSRPTGVFAVVVLGLLLVLAAVSLVWTPQDPFRADPFHQWEGPSAAHWFGTDAAGRDIASYLLAGTRTTVLVAVGSGVIASFVGIVLTAIGSLTARWVREGTAVLLDILVAFPTLLTAMLLTAVFGGSLGVVIVSVGLSFGVTIARVARGEIRRIARSDYVTAARASGVGGAGVLFRHLVPNAAPLFTVQLSLAMATAVLAEAGLSYLGYGAGSDTASWGSLLSDLQTYIGVHPWSATWPGAAIALVVAALSLLGDAVRDASDPRLTTNDRTDPATTTPGLTA
- a CDS encoding ABC transporter ATP-binding protein encodes the protein MTAHAAGTAGTAHATAASGLEVRGLSVRITGRTILDDVSFTVPPGQRVGVIGASGSGKSMTSLALMGLEPTGAVVTGSVRLDGTELVGLPDRERARHRGSGIAMVFQEPGTALDPLRRVGAQIAEPLRLHRGLDRRAARAAAVDLAASVGLPDPESLLRQYPHQLSGGQRQRICIAMAMAGEPSYLVADEPTTALDVTTEARILDLFEHLPAGMVFVTHDLAVLARIADTAVVLDAGRVVEQGRVADLLAAPQHPATAALVDAARATARRTAP
- a CDS encoding ABC transporter ATP-binding protein → MTLPVLEATGLHRTYRLPRRGPFEPGPVRTAVDGVDLMVAPGARLGIVGESGSGKSTLVRLLAGLEAPSAGTVAASGRPVVASRSARALRWFRRETGVVFQDPYASLDPRMRVGAIVAEPLRALQVPGSHASLVREVLERVDLPADTVDRFPHEFSGGQRQRIAIARAVVHSPRILFGDEPMSALDVVVRARVIELFRSLADDLGLTLVLVSHDIGVVQRLCDTVAVMSDGRIVEHGPVSLLDAPQHPVTRALVAAAPTLP
- a CDS encoding amidase, whose amino-acid sequence is MFELHHLSAQELWDWIRRGEATALEVTEHYLSRVERLDAGLGAFVTVTADAARARADRLGHLVPTSRPLWGLPTADKDLYDRAGVPTRNGTASLPERPASADHPLVAALDAAGTVSLGKTASPEFGMSSSSETRLGLTRNPYDTTRAPGGSSSGAAVAVAAGLVPAAVGSDGGGSVRIPAAATGLVGLKPSRGRVPSMPGRSGVGGLSVAGPLTRSVADAGMLLDALVAPTGLPEPSPYALVTPDVGEGPFTAAAVRGEGRFVVGVLEGSPWDDTVDVVVDPAARAAVETAVRVLGEVGHGVEDVRMPRVPYADAFRVAWESSAARLPEVPGIDLSSLTPLVAWLVARGQALSGTQVLDAMSTLDTFSTTLIGAFDRFDAVLTPTLAMTPRPLGWYGDDPDEDFRRQCAYSPWTSMANVSGLPAITLPVGVTDDDHPDGGGLPMGVQLIGRPGGERVLLAIGAQLERRLRWQRRHPAAWTA
- a CDS encoding HIT family protein, whose amino-acid sequence is MDSCVFCAVIVGDEPAVWVEREDHAVAFAPLPDSALAPGHTLVVPVEHTADLLTAGPTALAATTALAQRVARAMKGALGATGTVVLQASGADAGQSVPHLHLHVVPCWPDDATTHWPERRSAHVVDGDPHALLAEMFD
- a CDS encoding ABC-F family ATP-binding cassette domain-containing protein, which gives rise to MTATLVAKGLSGGYAARTLFDSLDLTVAPGDVIGVVGVNGAGKSTLLRLLAGVDEPLAGTVSLAPTDAFVGWLPQEHERIAGETVAAYLGRRTGCTEATVTMDAAAAALGDPDAGDAAADRYSAALDRWLAAGAADLEDRIPAVLADLGLEPGTGDSTADGVGPDSLMTALSGGQVARVGLAALLLSRFDIVLLDEPTNDLDLDGLDRLEAFVRGLRGGVVLVSHDREFLARSVTSVLELDLAQSSNRLFGGGYDSFLEEREIARQHKRDAYDEFASTKADLVARARTQREWSSQGVRNAMKKSPDNDKIRRRAASESSEKQAQKVRQMESRIARLDEVEEPRKEWQLEFTIGSAPRSSAVVATLSDATFTQGDFTLGPVSLQVDGGDRIGITGPNGAGKSTLLRALLGKQAPTTGTASLGSSVAVGEVDQARAAFTGDQPLAAAFEAIVPEYTTADVRTLLAKFGLKADHVGRPASALSPGERTRAGLALLQARGVNVLVLDEPTNHLDLTAIEQLEQALESYDGTLLLVTHDRRMLETVRLDRQWRVEGGTVTER
- a CDS encoding L,D-transpeptidase is translated as MRRNTWIATTAGVVVLAVAAVVVGVTVGSPASEPTRTARATTTPTPTPSATPKPKPTLAAVPSAPSDATLAALPLAFHDAVVPQLLDGGDVDPEDTWQIATPRTPLVALYASPSSRARPVATLSHLVSTINRPAATAVWGRSPGRDGGMLLVSTPSRNRTPGDGGDPDAPSATFAWARAADFTLTRTDRMITVDVAASTVSVVTRTGTVTATETARLGTPEDPTPTDTATYVEAAYVDTRVAYTQGNPIILTGAHSSRIPSYGGNAALTALHYYPDPTGSSHGCVRISAEMTRTLAALPVGTPIRFS
- a CDS encoding gluconokinase, with the protein product MSGAGGAGGAGAARAADTGLDARVLVVMGVSGSGKSTVAAMVAEQVGWEFAEGDAMHPQVNVDKMRAGTPLTDEDRWPWLDVVAGWIRGHLDAGTNGVVTCSALKRSYRDVLRAPGVVFVHVAGDGALIEERMSQRSGHFMPTSLLRSQLATLEPPQPDEAHLTIAADRTPEEESAEVVERLGLVRTPSD
- a CDS encoding GntP family permease yields the protein MPHALPDHLLAAGGTTETVDPSGSIPQLIIAALVGIVVIIALITWLKVHPFIALTIGALGVGIGAGLAPDKAVTSFGNGFGATMTSVGILVGLGAMFGKMLVDSGAADRVVDTLVRKSSKAALPWTMALIGALIGLPMFFEVGLVLLIPIIVLVAKRSEVPIMKIAVPALVGLSTMHAFVPPHPGPLVAISTVGANLGTTLAFGIVLAIPVIILAGPLFARFAARWVDIPVPDMFGSRGAVATAGPGSGSGSGSAAFADDPAHSGRQARRRPATQDTASLPNGKSDFTRVISEPRSPSFTVALIGILLPVVLMLAQAIREATAPDAAGSWVSLLDFLGSPMIAIGIAAVYAMVFFAIGGGMDRSAVSKSLESALPPIAGVLLIVGAGGGFKQVLIDTGIGGVIADAVKDSGVSVLLVAWVVSALVRVATGSATVATVTAAGIMAPIAADLSTPMTSLLVLAIGAGSVFLSHVNDAGFWLVKGYLGTTVGQTFKTWTVLECLISVFGLLGVLLAGVFIR
- a CDS encoding FadR/GntR family transcriptional regulator, coding for MPTARGLHAHVLDTLGQRIVDGDLATGSVVRPELVADEFGVSRSVVREALRVLQSLGLVEPRQRVGTLVRDITAWELLAPTVIRWRGTSPAYFVQQRELVELRLGVEPVAASLTAGSAGADAVLAAAEDMLDACGREDSRAYLEADVRFHRALLTGSGNAVFAHFAGTVEALLRTRTSESRDPITRWTREAALRHQAVGRAAVDGDAVAAAAAATALLRVTRDEFITEAPAD
- a CDS encoding GNAT family N-acetyltransferase, producing the protein MLEEEYQRRRVLPRHLRAPAATETAFEYRIRAAEVGDLPHVREIHTHYVRNSSVTFDPAAFTYAAWKKRYDDIRKRRLPFLVAENPAGQILGYALVDAWNPRDRSNHVVEDSIYLGAASGGKGLGRALMEALLDECRSAGVREVVAVIADRQAEASIRLHERLGFEEVGRMGKVGYKYDRWLGTVTMRLRLRGPRLFARRR